From a region of the Janthinobacterium sp. 61 genome:
- a CDS encoding mannitol dehydrogenase family protein → MDAIALKQANLERLPANVAVPAYVRGALVDSIVHIGVGGFFRAHQAVYLDDLLALPGNEQWGYCGVGLLPHDAAMRDAMRMQDGLYTVVERSAAGDTARIIGCIGEYLYAPDEPQAVLEKLADPGTRIVALTITEGGYYVNQGTGEFDAQHPDIVHELAHPQAPRCSFGYLAAALALRHRRGLAPFTIMSCDNLQNNGDVTRKMLLAFVALRDGELARWLATHGSFPNSMVDRITPATTDEHRALVRDSFGIVDAWPVVCEPFRQWVIEDEFPQGRPAWEKVGAQMTHDVLPYEKMKLRLLNASHQALCYIGMQLGYTFAHEAMLDPGIRALVRRMMDDEVTPLLGAVEGINLASYKDTLIERFSNPAVRDQLARIGTEGSARIPKFVLPSVREALAQDGAIKLLAFTVACWFRYLEGHDEQGREMPLNDPYAVRLRALALQGGADTSPLLSLRELFGDLSDTPAFTQAVGQALASLYGLGARAALERVLA, encoded by the coding sequence ATGGACGCGATCGCATTGAAGCAGGCGAACCTGGAGCGACTGCCCGCCAACGTTGCCGTGCCCGCGTATGTGCGCGGCGCGCTCGTGGACAGCATCGTGCATATCGGCGTGGGCGGCTTTTTCCGCGCCCACCAGGCCGTGTACCTTGACGATTTGCTGGCCTTGCCCGGAAATGAGCAATGGGGCTATTGCGGCGTGGGCTTGCTGCCGCATGACGCGGCCATGCGCGACGCCATGCGGATGCAGGACGGCTTGTACACGGTGGTCGAGCGCAGTGCAGCCGGCGATACCGCGCGCATCATCGGCTGCATAGGCGAATACCTGTATGCGCCCGACGAGCCGCAGGCCGTGCTGGAAAAACTGGCCGATCCTGGCACGCGCATCGTCGCGCTGACCATCACCGAGGGCGGCTACTATGTGAACCAGGGCACGGGCGAATTCGACGCGCAACACCCCGACATCGTGCATGAACTGGCGCACCCGCAGGCGCCGCGCTGCTCGTTCGGCTACCTGGCCGCCGCCCTGGCCTTGCGCCACCGGCGCGGCCTGGCGCCCTTTACCATCATGTCCTGCGACAACCTGCAAAACAATGGCGATGTGACGCGCAAGATGCTGCTGGCCTTTGTCGCCCTGCGCGACGGGGAACTGGCGCGCTGGCTGGCCACGCATGGCAGCTTCCCCAACAGCATGGTCGACCGCATCACGCCGGCCACCACGGATGAACACCGGGCGCTGGTGCGTGACAGCTTCGGCATCGTCGATGCCTGGCCCGTTGTGTGCGAGCCGTTCCGCCAGTGGGTTATCGAAGACGAATTCCCGCAGGGCCGGCCGGCCTGGGAAAAGGTGGGCGCGCAGATGACGCACGACGTGCTGCCATATGAAAAAATGAAGCTACGCTTGCTCAATGCCAGCCACCAGGCCCTGTGCTACATCGGCATGCAGCTCGGCTACACGTTTGCGCATGAAGCGATGCTTGACCCTGGCATCCGCGCGCTCGTGCGGCGCATGATGGATGACGAGGTCACGCCCCTGCTCGGCGCAGTGGAAGGCATCAACCTGGCCAGCTACAAGGATACCTTGATCGAGCGCTTTTCGAATCCGGCGGTGCGCGACCAGTTGGCGCGCATCGGTACGGAAGGCTCCGCGCGCATCCCGAAATTCGTGCTGCCCTCCGTGCGCGAAGCGCTGGCGCAAGATGGCGCCATCAAGCTGCTGGCTTTCACGGTGGCGTGCTGGTTCCGCTACCTGGAAGGCCACGACGAGCAGGGGCGCGAGATGCCCCTGAACGACCCGTATGCGGTGCGCCTGCGCGCGCTGGCGCTGCAGGGCGGGGCGGATACCTCGCCGTTGCTGTCCTTGCGCGAGCTGTTTGGCGACCTTTCCGACACGCCCGCGTTTACGCAGGCGGTGGGGCAGGCGCTGGCCAGCCTGTACGGGCTGGGCGCGCGCGCGGCGCTGGAACGGGTACTGGCCTGA
- a CDS encoding esterase-like activity of phytase family protein: MNVAATLIPTPKLTLLAIAAGLCLSACGGSDNTPAEPAKPVAQTGVFLDGAVEGLDYVAGSAAKASTNAKGEFICNPGETVAFSVGGLALGSAPCGAVVTPLALAGSTNVADDKVVNRLLALQLLDDDSDPSNGIKLTAEVKTALAGKTLDFASAPAVFNTALAAHLSSAGGKFASRTVDGERRALVREHFEDTLASKVGAPFNEALTQANSVGEVKVTVTRYQIQAADKYYVPYEGANAKIKGEFPNGFLPSYGSGLAYKGKNAAGDLEFYGLTDRGPNGDGPLVPDPSGKGTIGSKIFPSPSFTPSFGVLTVGKNGAILTSSTPIKVSATVNTSGLPVPVGAVGNSAEIPVMDVMKFDPAGKAVFNAGGLDSEAIVVDAKRNALWVSDEYGPFIIRIDAATGIIQAKYEPGKGLPALFAKRRANRGMEGMTLDTSNDKLYAFLQSPLSDGTAPYSVTKKNEQVERFARFTRWIEFDPTTGTSGKMYAYPLNAADYQDGRTGNAKLGDMVALGGGKFLVIEQGAAPSGKVFNKLMLVELKGATDIAAAAFNATTSDLEKSSMGGAAVNGADWAAVTPLKKTLLLDLNAIGWAAEKAEGLTLIDDSTIALANDNDFGLKTKIFDANGVEVADADVTKCTVDANGAIVTSAAVGCTAGNTIRVARGDDRERPSRLWIVKFAKALNTY; encoded by the coding sequence ATGAACGTCGCAGCGACCCTGATACCGACCCCGAAACTGACCCTGCTGGCCATCGCCGCCGGCTTGTGCCTGTCCGCTTGCGGCGGCAGCGATAATACGCCGGCGGAACCGGCCAAGCCCGTGGCGCAGACGGGCGTCTTCCTCGACGGCGCGGTGGAGGGCCTCGATTACGTGGCCGGTAGTGCGGCCAAGGCCAGCACCAATGCCAAGGGCGAATTCATTTGCAACCCTGGCGAGACGGTGGCTTTCAGTGTGGGCGGCCTGGCCCTGGGTTCGGCGCCATGCGGCGCCGTCGTCACGCCGCTGGCGCTGGCCGGCAGCACGAATGTGGCGGACGACAAGGTCGTCAACCGCCTGCTGGCGCTGCAACTGCTCGATGACGACAGCGATCCGTCGAACGGCATCAAGCTCACGGCCGAAGTGAAGACGGCGCTGGCCGGCAAGACACTGGACTTTGCCAGCGCCCCCGCCGTATTCAATACGGCCCTGGCCGCACACTTGAGCAGCGCGGGCGGAAAATTCGCCAGCCGCACGGTCGACGGGGAGCGCCGCGCCCTCGTGCGCGAGCATTTCGAAGACACCCTCGCTTCCAAGGTGGGTGCGCCCTTCAATGAAGCGCTGACGCAGGCTAATTCGGTCGGCGAAGTGAAAGTCACGGTGACGCGCTACCAGATCCAGGCGGCGGACAAATACTATGTACCGTACGAAGGCGCGAATGCCAAGATCAAGGGCGAGTTCCCGAACGGCTTTTTGCCGTCGTACGGCTCCGGCCTGGCCTACAAGGGCAAGAATGCGGCGGGCGACCTGGAGTTCTATGGCTTGACGGACCGCGGCCCGAACGGCGACGGTCCGCTGGTGCCCGATCCATCGGGCAAGGGCACCATCGGCAGCAAGATCTTCCCGTCGCCCAGCTTTACTCCCTCTTTTGGCGTGCTCACGGTGGGCAAGAACGGCGCCATCTTGACTTCGTCGACGCCGATCAAGGTGTCCGCCACGGTGAACACCTCGGGCTTGCCCGTGCCGGTGGGCGCGGTGGGCAATTCGGCCGAGATTCCCGTCATGGATGTGATGAAGTTCGACCCGGCCGGCAAGGCCGTCTTCAACGCGGGCGGCCTCGATTCGGAAGCCATCGTCGTCGATGCGAAGCGCAACGCGCTGTGGGTGTCCGACGAATACGGCCCCTTCATCATCAGGATCGATGCGGCCACGGGTATCATCCAGGCCAAGTACGAGCCGGGCAAGGGCTTGCCGGCGCTGTTCGCCAAGCGCCGCGCGAACCGGGGCATGGAAGGCATGACCCTCGACACGAGCAACGACAAGCTGTACGCCTTCCTGCAAAGCCCCCTGTCCGATGGCACGGCACCGTACTCGGTGACGAAGAAAAATGAACAGGTGGAGCGTTTCGCCCGCTTTACGCGCTGGATCGAATTCGATCCGACGACGGGCACCAGCGGCAAGATGTATGCGTATCCCCTGAATGCGGCCGATTACCAGGATGGCCGCACGGGCAATGCCAAGCTGGGCGACATGGTGGCGCTGGGCGGCGGCAAGTTCCTCGTCATCGAGCAGGGTGCCGCGCCATCGGGCAAGGTCTTCAATAAACTGATGCTGGTCGAATTGAAGGGCGCCACCGATATCGCGGCCGCCGCCTTCAACGCGACGACCTCCGACCTGGAAAAGAGCAGCATGGGCGGCGCGGCCGTCAATGGCGCCGACTGGGCCGCTGTCACGCCGCTCAAGAAAACCCTGCTGTTGGACTTGAACGCCATCGGCTGGGCGGCGGAAAAGGCGGAAGGACTGACCCTGATCGACGACTCCACCATCGCGCTGGCCAACGACAATGACTTCGGCCTGAAAACCAAGATCTTTGACGCGAATGGCGTGGAAGTGGCGGACGCCGACGTGACCAAGTGCACGGTCGACGCGAACGGCGCCATCGTCACCAGCGCTGCCGTCGGCTGCACTGCGGGCAATACCATCCGCGTGGCGCGCGGCGACGACCGTGAACGTCCAAGCCGTTTGTGGATCGTGAAGTTCGCCAAGGCGCTCAATACGTATTGA
- a CDS encoding AraC family transcriptional regulator, translating to MPRKADAALPQMELEQQRDATPGFEPKGSFGFIRYLEHGFPNALVRWHYHDEYELHLIVKTSGKVFVGDYIGQFAPGHLVLTGPRVPHNWVSLDTPPEGVALRDMVIQFSHAPLASMAAAIPELKGIFPLLQRALHGVEFFGASEQSLRRFRRIRDSSGLPRFIEFLTLLGELAQTSDYQLLSTVPMQSSDDDVALARISSAINFIVHNYSSQFSLKQLAEQVDMPERTFSRFFRSATGNSFTDFVNRLRINKACQLLMETERYVSNICYEAGFNNVANFNRRFLELKGMTPKEFRQQALGRFGE from the coding sequence ATGCCACGCAAAGCCGATGCCGCATTGCCGCAGATGGAGCTGGAACAGCAGCGCGACGCCACGCCCGGCTTCGAGCCGAAAGGCAGTTTCGGCTTCATCCGCTACCTGGAGCACGGCTTTCCGAATGCGCTGGTGCGCTGGCATTACCACGACGAGTACGAGCTGCACCTGATCGTCAAGACGAGCGGCAAGGTCTTCGTGGGCGACTACATCGGCCAGTTTGCACCCGGCCACCTGGTGCTGACGGGGCCGCGCGTGCCGCACAACTGGGTCTCGCTCGACACGCCTCCCGAAGGCGTGGCCCTGCGCGACATGGTGATCCAGTTTTCGCATGCGCCGCTCGCTTCGATGGCGGCCGCCATCCCGGAACTGAAAGGAATTTTTCCGCTGCTGCAGCGCGCCCTGCACGGCGTGGAGTTTTTCGGGGCCAGCGAGCAGTCGCTGCGGCGCTTCCGGCGCATCCGCGACAGCAGCGGTTTGCCGCGCTTCATCGAGTTTCTGACCTTGCTGGGCGAACTGGCGCAGACGAGCGACTACCAGCTGCTGTCGACGGTGCCCATGCAGTCGAGCGACGACGACGTGGCTTTGGCGCGCATCAGTTCAGCCATCAACTTCATCGTGCACAATTACAGCAGCCAGTTTTCGCTGAAACAGCTGGCTGAGCAGGTGGACATGCCAGAGCGGACGTTTTCGCGCTTCTTTCGCAGCGCCACGGGCAACAGCTTCACGGACTTCGTCAACCGCCTGCGCATCAACAAGGCGTGCCAGCTGCTGATGGAGACGGAGCGCTATGTCAGCAACATCTGCTACGAAGCGGGATTCAATAATGTGGCCAACTTCAACCGGCGCTTCCTGGAATTGAAGGGCATGACGCCGAAGGAGTTTCGCCAGCAGGCGCTGGGCCGCTTTGGGGAATGA
- a CDS encoding sugar ABC transporter substrate-binding protein yields MKRSAIAALCAACLSSSAFAATDLVIATVNNGHMIEMQKLGKFFEQANPDIKLKWVTLEEGVLRQRMTTDIATKGGQFDVMTIGLYETPIWGKKNWLIPIKPDARYDIDDLLPAIREGLSGDGKLYASPFYGESSMIMYRSDLVKKAGMTIEDRPTWNQLRDVAAKLHDPANGVYGICLRGKPGWGDNMALITTMANSYGGQLFDMQWKPQFTSKPWKDAVTMYVDLMKKYGPPGAAANSFNENLALFNQGKCGIWIDATIAASFITDPKQSKVADKVAFAQSPVGVTERGANWLWIWSLAIPSSSKHPNEAQRFINWATSPDYVKLVAKETSWANVPTGTRKSTYASPEFQKVAKFAAAEGKALATTRAVQSTMLPSPYVGVQFASIPEFQVIGVAAGQQMAAALLGKVTVDQALELSQQTAEREMRKGGYYK; encoded by the coding sequence ATGAAACGTTCCGCCATCGCCGCGCTATGCGCCGCCTGCCTCAGCTCGTCCGCCTTTGCCGCCACCGACCTGGTCATCGCCACCGTCAACAACGGCCACATGATCGAAATGCAAAAGCTCGGCAAGTTCTTCGAGCAAGCCAATCCCGACATCAAGCTCAAATGGGTGACCCTGGAAGAGGGCGTCTTGCGCCAGCGCATGACCACCGATATCGCCACCAAGGGCGGCCAGTTCGACGTGATGACCATCGGCTTGTATGAAACGCCCATCTGGGGCAAGAAAAACTGGCTGATCCCCATCAAGCCTGACGCCAGATACGATATCGACGACTTGCTGCCGGCCATCCGTGAAGGACTCTCCGGCGACGGCAAGCTGTACGCGTCGCCATTCTATGGCGAAAGCTCGATGATCATGTACCGTAGCGACCTAGTCAAAAAAGCGGGCATGACTATCGAAGACCGCCCCACCTGGAACCAGTTGCGCGACGTTGCTGCCAAGCTGCACGATCCGGCCAACGGCGTGTACGGCATCTGCCTGCGCGGCAAGCCGGGCTGGGGCGACAACATGGCCCTGATCACCACCATGGCCAATTCCTACGGCGGCCAGCTGTTCGATATGCAATGGAAGCCGCAATTTACCAGCAAGCCGTGGAAGGATGCGGTCACCATGTATGTCGACCTGATGAAGAAGTACGGCCCGCCGGGCGCAGCCGCCAACAGTTTCAATGAAAACCTGGCGCTGTTTAACCAGGGCAAGTGCGGCATCTGGATCGACGCGACGATCGCCGCCTCCTTCATTACCGACCCCAAACAAAGCAAGGTGGCCGACAAGGTGGCGTTCGCCCAGTCGCCCGTGGGCGTGACGGAGCGGGGCGCCAACTGGCTGTGGATCTGGTCGCTGGCCATCCCGTCGAGCTCCAAGCACCCGAATGAAGCGCAACGCTTCATCAACTGGGCAACTTCGCCCGACTACGTGAAACTGGTGGCCAAGGAAACGAGCTGGGCCAACGTGCCGACGGGTACGCGCAAATCGACGTATGCCAGCCCCGAGTTCCAGAAAGTGGCGAAATTTGCCGCCGCCGAAGGCAAGGCTCTGGCCACCACGCGCGCCGTGCAAAGCACCATGCTGCCATCGCCATACGTGGGCGTGCAATTTGCGTCCATCCCCGAATTCCAGGTGATCGGCGTGGCTGCCGGCCAGCAGATGGCGGCAGCGCTGCTGGGCAAGGTAACGGTGGACCAGGCGCTGGAATTGTCGCAGCAGACGGCGGAGCGCGAGATGCGTAAAGGTGGCTACTACAAATAA
- a CDS encoding carbohydrate ABC transporter permease produces MPSKFNLVGRTAAAWLCALLLFFPIFWLGLMAFKTEGQAISTPPLLFFTPTLDSFREVLARDNYFGYAWNSLFTSVVSTAIGLLIAIPAAYSMAFFPTGGTIGLLKFMLSSRYMPGVGALMPIYICYQYFGLLDTRIGLTIMFMLMNLPIMIWLLYTSMKELPREILEASRMDGATVWDEFRHVVLPLSVGGIASTALVCMVWSWNESFWSLNLGASNAGTLAWLIASYSSPEGLFWAKLSAASLMAIAPIMALGWFCQKQLVQGMTFGAVK; encoded by the coding sequence ATGCCTAGCAAATTCAATCTGGTTGGCCGCACGGCCGCCGCCTGGCTGTGCGCGCTGCTGCTGTTCTTTCCCATTTTCTGGCTGGGCCTGATGGCTTTCAAGACGGAAGGGCAAGCCATTTCCACGCCGCCCCTGCTGTTTTTCACGCCGACCCTCGACAGCTTCCGCGAAGTGCTGGCGCGCGACAATTACTTCGGCTACGCGTGGAACTCGCTATTTACCAGCGTGGTGTCGACCGCCATCGGCCTGTTGATCGCCATTCCCGCCGCGTATTCGATGGCCTTCTTCCCTACGGGCGGCACCATCGGTTTGCTGAAATTCATGCTCAGCTCGCGCTACATGCCCGGCGTGGGCGCCCTGATGCCGATCTATATCTGCTACCAGTACTTCGGCCTGCTCGACACGCGCATTGGCCTGACCATCATGTTCATGCTGATGAATTTGCCCATCATGATCTGGCTGCTGTACACGAGCATGAAGGAGTTGCCGCGCGAAATCCTGGAAGCGTCGCGCATGGATGGCGCCACCGTGTGGGATGAATTCCGCCACGTCGTGCTGCCCCTGTCCGTGGGCGGCATCGCTTCCACGGCCCTCGTGTGCATGGTCTGGTCGTGGAATGAATCGTTCTGGTCGCTGAACCTGGGCGCGTCCAACGCGGGCACCCTGGCTTGGCTCATCGCCTCGTATTCCAGCCCGGAAGGCTTGTTCTGGGCCAAATTGTCGGCCGCTTCCCTGATGGCGATCGCCCCCATCATGGCGCTGGGCTGGTTCTGCCAAAAACAATTGGTCCAGGGTATGACCTTTGGCGCAGTCAAGTAG
- a CDS encoding carbohydrate ABC transporter permease, whose product MKRIIPRTLLTPAVVAVSVISVIPLLITLFYSFVRYSMLDPSGHPFHGLANFHFFFTDASFLPALQNTFTLLFSVMLITVVLGTALGLLINEAFPGRAIVRVLLISPFLVMPAVNALMWKNMLLNPIYGLFAQISIFFGATPVDWLSAHPLFSIIMMVSWQWLPFACLIFMTALQSMDREQLEAARMDGATYLQQLRYLYIPHLGRAVSVVLMIEMIFLLSIFAEIFTTTGGGPGFDTTTITFMIYQQALLSYDVGAASAGALFAVLIANIAAFFLMRVIGKNLSK is encoded by the coding sequence ATGAAACGCATTATCCCCCGGACTTTGCTGACGCCGGCCGTGGTCGCCGTCTCCGTCATTTCCGTCATTCCGCTGCTGATTACCCTGTTTTACTCGTTCGTGCGCTATTCCATGCTCGATCCGAGCGGCCATCCTTTCCATGGCCTGGCCAATTTCCACTTTTTCTTTACCGATGCCTCGTTCCTGCCGGCATTGCAGAACACCTTTACCCTGCTGTTTTCCGTCATGCTGATCACGGTGGTGCTGGGTACGGCGCTGGGGCTGCTGATCAATGAAGCCTTCCCGGGGCGCGCCATCGTGCGCGTGCTGTTGATCTCGCCGTTTCTTGTCATGCCGGCCGTGAATGCCCTGATGTGGAAAAACATGCTGCTCAACCCGATCTACGGCCTGTTTGCGCAAATCAGCATCTTCTTTGGCGCCACGCCCGTCGACTGGCTGTCGGCCCACCCCCTGTTTTCCATCATCATGATGGTGTCTTGGCAATGGCTGCCGTTTGCCTGCCTGATCTTCATGACTGCCCTGCAATCGATGGACCGCGAGCAGCTGGAAGCGGCGCGCATGGATGGCGCCACCTACCTGCAGCAGTTGCGCTACCTCTACATTCCCCACCTGGGCCGCGCCGTTTCGGTGGTGCTGATGATCGAGATGATCTTCCTGTTGTCGATATTTGCGGAAATATTCACCACCACGGGCGGCGGTCCCGGCTTCGATACGACCACCATCACCTTCATGATTTATCAGCAGGCATTGCTGTCGTATGACGTGGGAGCGGCCTCGGCCGGTGCCCTGTTCGCCGTGCTCATCGCCAACATCGCCGCCTTCTTCCTGATGCGCGTCATCGGCAAGAATTTGTCGAAATAA
- a CDS encoding ABC transporter ATP-binding protein yields the protein MAYLQLSNIEKFFGEHRAIKGIDLDIQQGEFVVFVGPSGCGKSTLLRLIAGLEPIDGGKLSLDGRDITNVPSSKRDLAMVFQSYALYPHMTVFQNMSFALKLAGVDPAIIREKVDKAAAILDLGKYLERTPKELSGGQRQRVAIGRAIVRDPKVFLFDEPLSNLDAALRVQTRIEIAKLHRELGATTIYVTHDQVEAMTLADRVVVLRDGQIEQHGAPLELYDHPANRFVAQFIGTPSMNVVPADAAPQLLAQAGSAAQADGFVGIRPEHVHLGAAQPGSVPVTVDLVESLGVETLTYVRLPNNVQLVSRGAERSSLQPGQQTHLTFEPGFVHYFDRAGKTYAAAKGAL from the coding sequence ATGGCTTACCTTCAACTGAGCAATATCGAAAAATTCTTTGGCGAGCACCGCGCCATCAAGGGCATCGACCTGGACATCCAACAGGGCGAGTTCGTCGTCTTCGTGGGACCGTCAGGTTGCGGAAAATCAACCCTGCTGCGCCTGATCGCGGGGCTGGAGCCGATCGACGGCGGCAAGCTGTCGCTCGACGGGCGCGACATCACGAACGTGCCGTCGTCCAAGCGCGACCTGGCGATGGTGTTCCAGTCGTATGCGCTGTACCCGCACATGACGGTGTTCCAGAACATGTCGTTCGCCTTGAAACTGGCCGGCGTCGATCCGGCCATCATCCGCGAGAAAGTCGACAAGGCGGCCGCCATCCTTGACCTGGGGAAGTACCTGGAACGCACGCCGAAGGAGCTGTCGGGCGGCCAGCGCCAGAGGGTGGCCATCGGCCGCGCCATCGTGCGCGACCCGAAAGTGTTTTTGTTCGATGAACCGCTGTCGAACCTCGATGCGGCCCTGCGCGTGCAGACGCGCATCGAGATCGCCAAGCTGCACCGCGAGCTGGGCGCCACCACCATCTATGTCACGCACGACCAGGTCGAGGCGATGACCCTGGCCGACAGGGTGGTGGTGCTGCGCGACGGCCAGATCGAGCAGCATGGCGCGCCACTGGAACTGTATGACCATCCCGCCAACCGTTTTGTCGCGCAATTCATCGGCACGCCCAGCATGAACGTGGTACCCGCCGACGCGGCACCGCAGCTGCTGGCGCAGGCGGGCAGCGCGGCGCAGGCCGATGGTTTTGTCGGCATCCGCCCCGAACACGTGCACCTGGGCGCGGCGCAGCCGGGCAGCGTGCCCGTCACCGTCGACCTGGTAGAGTCCCTGGGCGTGGAAACGCTCACTTATGTGCGCTTGCCGAACAATGTGCAGCTGGTCTCGCGCGGAGCAGAACGCAGCAGCCTGCAGCCGGGCCAGCAGACGCATTTGACGTTCGAACCGGGCTTCGTGCATTATTTTGACCGCGCCGGCAAGACTTACGCGGCGGCGAAAGGAGCGCTGTAA
- a CDS encoding AraC family transcriptional regulator, giving the protein MEHLWQKDSDRKAPELERESYDGIINYLEHGYPSSRVRWHCHEEYELHLIVATSGRLFVGDYIGEFSPGHLVLTGPRLPHNWISNVVPEGGVALRDMIVQFAHAPLAGAARVIPELRELLPLLERSSYGVEFFDMGHEAEQHLARIRVTHGAERFAEFVQLMSKLARTANYRLLSSASLRSYDDDATLAKVNAVLNYITDNYREPISAEMLAEQVGMSLSKFSRFFRKATGNSFTDFISRLRINKACQLLMDTDHYVSNVCYDVGFQNVANFNRRFLQVKGVTPKEFRRQADGRFGGIGGPVADTPLA; this is encoded by the coding sequence ATGGAACACCTGTGGCAAAAGGACAGCGATCGCAAGGCGCCCGAACTGGAGCGCGAAAGCTACGACGGCATCATCAATTACCTGGAACATGGCTATCCCAGTTCGCGCGTGCGCTGGCACTGCCATGAAGAGTATGAACTGCACCTGATCGTCGCCACCAGCGGACGATTGTTCGTGGGCGACTATATCGGCGAGTTCTCGCCCGGCCACCTGGTGCTGACGGGGCCGCGCCTGCCGCACAACTGGATTTCCAACGTGGTGCCGGAAGGGGGCGTGGCCTTGCGCGACATGATCGTGCAATTCGCCCACGCGCCGCTGGCCGGCGCCGCGCGTGTCATCCCCGAATTGCGCGAACTGCTGCCGCTGCTGGAGCGCTCCAGCTATGGCGTGGAGTTTTTTGACATGGGCCACGAGGCCGAGCAGCACCTGGCGCGCATCCGCGTCACGCATGGCGCCGAGCGCTTCGCCGAATTCGTGCAATTAATGAGCAAGCTGGCGCGCACCGCCAATTACCGTTTGCTGTCGAGCGCCTCCCTGCGTTCGTACGACGATGACGCCACCCTGGCCAAGGTCAATGCCGTCCTCAACTACATCACGGACAATTACCGCGAGCCGATTTCGGCGGAAATGCTGGCCGAGCAGGTCGGCATGTCCCTGAGCAAATTCTCGCGCTTCTTCCGCAAGGCGACAGGCAACAGCTTCACGGATTTCATCAGCCGCCTGCGCATCAACAAGGCCTGCCAGCTGCTGATGGATACCGATCATTATGTGTCGAACGTCTGCTACGACGTGGGTTTTCAGAACGTGGCCAACTTCAACCGCCGCTTCCTGCAGGTGAAGGGCGTCACGCCCAAGGAATTCCGGCGCCAGGCCGACGGCCGCTTTGGCGGCATCGGCGGGCCTGTTGCGGATACGCCACTGGCCTAG